The sequence GAGGTCCATCTCGTTCGCATGATCGCGGTCGAGACGCGCCGCGACGGCGACCGCCTGATCATGGACGCCGTCTTCGACGTGATCGGAAGCGTGGGCCACGACGATCACATCCATGTCCGCGGCAACCGCTACGGCGCGGCGCTCACCGTCGCGCCCGCCGGCGGGGCCTGGAAGATCGCCGCGTTCGCGCTGACGGAGGTGGACCGCTCGGGCGCCGGAGAGCGGGTGGAGGCCGATCACCCGTGATCGCGCTCCACGACGTCGGCTTCGCCTACCCGGACGGGCGCTTTCGCCTGCCGGTCCGCTCCCTGGAGGTCGCCGCGGGCGAGCGGCTGGCCGTGGTGGGGCCGAGCGGCACGGGCAAGACCACGCTCCTGTCGCTGATCGCCGGGCTTCTGCGGCCCGCGACCGGGCGCATCCAGGTCGCGGGCGCCGATCTGGGCCGGCTCCCGGAGGCGGCGCTGCGACGCTTCCGAGCCGAGACGATCGGGCTCGTCTGCCAGGATTTCGCGCTGCTGGACTACCTCACGGTGCGCGAGAACATCCTCTATCCGTTTCGCGTCGTCCCCTCCCTGCGGCTCGACGCGGAGGCGCGCGCCCGCGCCGAGGCGCTGGCGGAG comes from Salinarimonas sp. and encodes:
- a CDS encoding ATP-binding cassette domain-containing protein, encoding MIALHDVGFAYPDGRFRLPVRSLEVAAGERLAVVGPSGTGKTTLLSLIAGLLRPATGRIQVAGADLGRLPEAALRRFRAETIGLVCQDFALLDYLTVRENILYPFRVVPSLRLDAEARARAEALAEGCGLADLLDRRPGRLSRGEQQRVAICRALATRPRIVLADEATGNLDPQTKERILDLLLDRAAASGATVVAVTHDHGLLHRFGRVVDLSASRAAA